The Pyramidobacter piscolens W5455 sequence GAGTAATAGGTGTAATCGGCGTCGCGGGTAGAAGTCGTCCAGCCGAAGAAGCCCATGTCGTGTTCCCCGGCCGTGGTCTTCTGAATGAACGAACCGAACTCCATGACCTCGACGGAGCAGTCGATGCCGATATCCAAAAGCATGGCCTGGACTGCCTGGCAGATCTCGATTCTGGACTGATTGTCGTTGACCCAAAGATTGGTTTTGAAGCCTTTTTCATATCCCGCGTCCTTGAGGAGCGCCTTGGCCTTTTCCGGATTGTATTCATAGACGCCCGAAGGGTAATATCCGAAGACCGACGGCGCGATGATGGCGTCGGCGGCCTGTCCGTTGCCGGACATGATCGTGTCGACGATGAGCTGACGGTCGATGGCATAATTAATGGCTTCTCTCACCCGCGGGTCGTCAAAAGGCTTCTTGTTCATGTTCATCGAGATGTACCAGCAGGAAAGGCTGGGGGCCTCCAAAATGACAAGGTCTTTGTTGTCGCGTCCTCTCTTGACGTCGTTCACGCCGAGGTCGTAGGAGATGTCAAGATCGCCGGTCTCGAGCGCGATCAAGCGCTGAGACGTCTCGGGAACGACTTTCATGACAAGGTGAGGCGTCGCCGGCTTGCCGTCCATGTAATCATCGAAGGCGTCGAGCTTGACCGTGTCGCCTGGCTTCCACTCGACGAACTTGTACGGGCCGGAACCGATGGGACGCAGTTTGAAAGCTTCTTCGTCCTTCTCCACGACATCCTTGCAGACGATCGCGGCGAAAGGGACGGCAAGGTTCCGCAGGGCGGGAGCGTACGGAGCGCGCAGGACCACTTGCACCGTAAAGTCGTCCTTCACGTTCACTTCCTTGATGAAGTCGACGATGTAAGAGACGGAAGCGGAAGCGATGGCGCGGTCGAGCGAGAACTTGACGTCAGCGGCCGTCAGTTCGCTTCCGTTGTGGAACTTGATCCCTTTCCTGATGTGGAAGACGTAGGTCGTATCGTCAAGCTGTTCCCAGCTTTCCGCGATCTGCGGCTTCACTTCGCCGGTCGCCGGATCGACGGCCGTCAGCGTATCGAAAATCTGACAGGTGACCGTGACCGCAGGCGTTTCCTTGCCCTGGTGCGGGTCGAAGGACGTCACGTCGGCGCCTTGTCCCCAAACGATCGTATCCTTGTGCTCCGCTCCGTCCGCCGCTGCGCCGGCGCAGAACACCGAAGCCGTGGCCAATACCGCTCCAAGAGCGATAACCAAAAGTTTCCCGCTGAAGTTCTTCATTCTTTTCGTCCCCTTTCATTTTTAAGCCGGGCCTTATGGCTGACGGCTTTATTAAAAGCCGGTACGGCCTTTAACCTGAATGAAAATGTTACTCAACTTTAACGCAGCTAACGAAATGATTCGCTTCGACTTCCGCTAGCGTCAGATCTCCAGACGTACAGGCGGCTTCGGCATACGGACAGCGTTTGGCGAAGCGGCAGCCCTTCGGCGGATTGACAGGCGAAGAAATCTCTCCCGATAAGGCAATCCTTTGCATGGGCAGATTGGGATCGGCGACGGGGATCGCCGAAAGCAGCGCTTTCGTATAAGGATGCAGCGGATTTTTGAAAAGCAGATCGGAAGGCGCTTTCTCCACCATCTGCCCCAGATACATGACGATAATGTCGTCGGAAAAAAACTTGACCACGGAAAGATCGTGGGTGATGAACAGGTACGTCAGCCCCAGACGGTCCTGCAAATCCTGCATGAGATTCAAAATCTGAGCCTGGATGGAAACGTCCAGCGCGGACACCGGCTCGTCGCAGACGATGAACTTGGGACTCAGCGCCAGCGCCCGGGCGATGCCGATCCGCTGCCGCCGGCCGCCGTCCAGCTCGTGAGGATAGGTGTTAACCAGTCGGGGAGCCAGGCCGACGAGATCCATAAACTCGGCGACTTTTTTGCGAAGGCCCTTTTTGTCCCTGCGGCTGTAGACATTCTGCACAACCAGCGGTGCGGCGATCGCCTCCGCGACGGTCATGCGGGGATTCAGGGACGCGAAGGGATCCTGAAAGATGATCTGCATGTCTTTTCTGAGAGCTTTCAGCCGCTTTTTGTCGTAGGAAAGGATGTCCTGCCCCTCGAACCACACCTTGCCCGACGTCGGCTCGTGAAGCCTCAGAATCGCCCTCCCCATCGTCGACTTGCCGCAGCCGGATTCGCCGACCACGCCCAGCGTCCTGCCCCGGTCGAGAGAGAACGTGATGTCGTCCACCGCGTGGAGCGTTCCCGCAGGTGTGTCAAAATATTTTTTGAGATGTTCGACCCGCAAAATCTCATTCGTCTCCGCCAAGCCCCGTCCCTCCCTTCCCGTAATATTCGAAGCAGCGGACTTTATGCCCCGGCCCGCACTCGACCAGCTTGGGAAGTTCGCTACGGCACCTTTCAGCGGCGCGGGGACACCTTTCGTAAAACTTGCAGCCGCCGGGAAGCCTCGTGGGATCCGGCATCATGCCGTCGATCGCGCGGAGCCGCCTTTCCGTCGAAGAGAGCGAAGGGACCGAACCAAAAAGCCCGTTCGTATACGGATGAAGCTTCTCACGGTACACGTCCTTTATATTTCCCACTTCAACGATCTCGCCAGCGTAGACGATGGCAACCTCGTCGCAGTTCTGAGCCACCACGCCCAGATCGTGGGTAATGAGCAGCATCGAAGTGTTGTCCCGCCTTTTGAGTTGATTGATCATGTCGAGAATCTGTGCCTGAATCGTGACGTCAAGCGCCGTTGTCGGCTCGTCGGCGATCAGCAGCTTCGGCCGGCACGCCAGCGCGATGGCGATAACCACGCGCTGCTTCATGCCGCCGGAGAACTGGTGCGGATAGTCGCTGTACCGCCCTTTGGCGATGCCGACCATCTCCAGCATCTCTTCGGCCTTTTTCTTCGCCTCTTCGCGCGCCATCTCGCGATGGTGCGTTTCGATCACTTCGAGAATTTGGTCGCCGACCGTCAAAACAGGATTGAGCGATGTCATCGGATCCTGAAAGATCATCGAAATGTCTCTGCCTCGAACCTTCATCATTTCCTCTTCGGAAAGAGCAAGAAGATCCCTTCCTTCGAACAGAATCTCGCCGTCGATGATTTTTCCGGGCGGATCGGGAATCAGACGCAGAATTCCCCGCGCCAGCGTGCTTTTCCCCGCTCCCGTTTCGCCGACCAGCCCCAGCGTTTTCCCCTCTTCGATCGTGATGGAAGCTCCGTTCAACGCTCGCACGACGCCTTCGTCCGTTGAATAATGAATGTGCAAATTTTTCACTTCCAGCAAACTGCCCGGCATGTCTTCCCCGCCTTTCCTCAAAAGCTTCTTCTAGTTTTTCAGTCTGGGGTCAAGCGCGTCGCGCAGCCCGTCGCCCATAAGGTTGAGGGCGAGGATCGTCAGCATGATGCCCATTCCGGGAATGATCGTAATGTGCCACGCGTCCCTGATGTACGTCCTCGCGTTGGAAAGCATCGCCCCCCATTCCGGCGTGGGCGGCTGGATCCCCAGACCGAGGAAGGAAAGCCCGGCGATGGACAGAATCGCCCCGGCGATTCCCAACGTCACCTGAACGATCGTCGGCGCCAGAGAATTGGGCACGATGTACTGAAAGATGATCGTGAAGTCGTTGCAGCCGATGCTTCGCGCCGCCTCGATGAACTCCTGTTCCTTCACCATCAGCACGGAAGCCCGCACCGTTCTCGCGAAAACGGGCACGTAAGCCACGCCGATGGCGATCAGAACGTTCGTGAGACTGGTCCCCAGCGCGGCCACGATGGCGATGGCCAGCAGCATCGAAGGAATCGCCAGCAGAATGTCCATAAACCGCATCAGCGCGTTGTCCAGCCTCTTGCCGTAGTATCCGGCCACAGCCCCAAGCGCCCCGCCGATCAGGCTGGAAAAGAGAATCGCCAGCGTTCCCATAAAAAGAGAATAGCGGGTTCCCCACAGCATTCTCAACAACATATCCCGGCCAAACTCATCGAGGCCGAACGGGTGCGTCAGACTGGGTTTCTGCAAACGATACCGTAGCGATTGCCTGATTACGTAATGGTTGTAAAACTCTTTGTGCGTCGCCAGATCCACCACGGCCGTTACGACAGACGTCAGCACCAGAAAGAGAATGAAATACAGCCCCGCCATCGCCATACGGTTCTTTTTGAAACGCCGCCACGCTTCCTGCCACAGAGAGCGTTCTTTGTTCGTTTCCTCCTCATGGAGCCGTGCTTTTTCTTCGCTTTTTCCCATAAAAATCGCCTACTTTCCCTTGTACTGGGATTTAATTCTCGGATCGACAAAGGCGTAGATAATATCCACGACCAAATTGACGATGGAAAAAGTCGTCGCCATGAAGATGATCGAACCGAGCACAAGCGGAATATCCTTTGACTTGATCGCGTCGACCATCAGACGTCCCAGCCCCGGCCACGAAAAGATCGTCTCCGTCAGCATCGCGCCGCCTAAAAGACTGCCAAACTGCAGGCCTGTCGCGGTAATAATGGGAATCAGGGCATTTCGCAGCATGTGACGGTACGTTACCGTCTTTTCGCTCAGCCCTTTCGCCCGCGCCGTGCTGATGTAGTCCTGCCGTATGACTTCGAGCATCGAAGAACGCGTCATGCGCGTCACGGTCGCGGCGCACCCCGTCCCTAACGTCAGCGCGGGGAGGACGATGCTTCGCAACAGGGGGACCAGCCCTTCACCCATTCCCTGCGAGGGAAGCCAGCCCAGCGTCAGCGAAAAAACGATAACGGCCAGCAGCCCGAACCAGAAGTTCGGCATGGCGACGCCGATCAACGCGAAAACCATGGACACGTTGTCTATGAGCGAATACTGTTTTTTCGCCGAGATGATGCCGACCGGTATGCCGATCAGCAGCGCCACCAGAATCCCCGCCACCGCCAGGACGCAGGTGTTGGGGAACCGTCCGATCACCTGATCCCAGACGCTGATGCTGTTCTTGTAGGAAAGGCCCAGGTCGCCGTGGAGCATATCCCACATGTAGCGCCCATAGCGCTTGAGAAGCGGATCGTTCAGGTGCAGCTCCTCCCGCTTCATCGCGAGCGCTTCCTCCGTGGCCTGCTCGCCGAGGATAATGGCCGCCGGGTCTCCGGGAGAAAGGTTCAGAATGAAGAAAACGATAAAGGTCACGCCGACGATGACCGGTATCAGCGTTAAAAGACGCCTGACGATGTATTTTGACATTTTCACCATTCTCCAATTCGCAATCTCTAATTTTTACTACCGACTATCATTATAATATTAATTTTAATAGTGTCAACTTATTAGCTATATATTTTACAATAATATTTGGCTGTAAAATTCATATAAAACCATTCAGATAATATTGTATTCAAATCTGAAAAAACTCCATCAAACATTACAAATACTCATTTTCCATCCAAAGAGACTGGCGGGAGGCGCCTATAAAATCACCGACCTCAAGACTCCGCGCCCGAAGTCGCAAACTTAAAAAACAACCGGCAGCGCCGATCGTTTACTGCGCTTCTTTTTTTCGCAGCGAATCCCCAGACGTCCGCTCGATAAAGTTCATAAAAACTCGCAACGGTTTCCGAAAAAGAGACCGTTGCGAGTTTTCGTATTTTCACGAGGAACAGGATACTATTTGCCGCCCAGATACGCCGCGGCGATCTCGGGGTCGGCGAGCAGGTCGCGCGAAACGCCCTGCTTGACGATGCGCCCGGTCTGGAGCACGAAAGTGTGCTGCGAGAGCAGCAGCGCCTGTTTGGCGTTCTGCTCGACGAGCAGGATGGTGAGCCCTTTTTCGTTGATGCGGCGCAGCTCGCGGAAGATGTCCCTGATGATCACGGGAGCCAGCCCCAGCGACGGTTCGTCGAGCAGCAGCAGTTTCGGCCGGGACATCAGCGCCCGCGCCACGGCGAGCATCTGCTGCTCGCCGCCGGAGAGCGTGCCGGCGTACTGGCCGATGCGTTCCTCGAGGCGCGGGAACAGCGAGAACACCCAGTCCATGTCTTCCTTGACCGCTTTTTCGGAATCGCCGTCGCCGCGGGGGAACGCGCCGATCTGCAAATTTTCCAGCACGGTCAGCGGCGCGAAGATGCGCCGCCCTTCCGGCGAAAGCGAAATCCCCGATTTCACCACTTGGAACGACCGGCGCGGCAGCGGCTTGCCTTCGAACTCAATCTCGCCGGAATGGTACGGCACCTGTCCCATGACGGCGCTCATCAGCGTGGACTTGCCCGCGCCGTTGGCGCCGATGACGGAAACGATCTCGCCGGCGGGAATGGACAGCGACACCTTGTCGAGCGCGCGGATCGCGCCGTAGCTGACGCAGAGCTCTTTCACTTCGAGCAGTCCGGCCATTCAGATCGCCTCCTCGTCGTCGCCCAGATAGGCCTTGAGCACTTCGGGATTTTTGCGGATGTCGTCGGGTCCGCCTTCGGCGATCTTGGCGCCGAAATTCACGCAGACGATGTGCGGGCAGATCTGCATGATCAGGTCCATATGGTGCTCGATGACCAAGATGGTCAGCTCCAGGTCGCGGTGGATGCCCGTGATCAGTTTGTTCAGGTCGGCCACCTCCTCGGGGTTCATGCCCGCGGCCGGCTCGTCGAGCAGCAGCAGGATCGGCTCCAGCGCCAGAGCGCGGGCGATCTCGAGGCGGCGCTGCATGCCGTAGGGCAGCGTGCCGGCCGTCTGCGAAGCGCGGCCGGCCAGGCCGACGCGCTCGAGGAACTCCATGCTGCGGCGGCGCGCGATCTCCTCACGGCTGCGCCAGCGTCCCAGATGGGTGATGGACTCGGCAAAGCCGTAAGTGTGATGCACCTGGGCGGCCGTCATGACGTTGTCGAGCACGGTGGACTTGCCGAACAGGCGCAGGTTCTGGAAGGTGCGCGCGATGCCGCGGCGGATCACCTGATAGGACTTGAGACGGATCGTGCTGAGCCCGTCGAAGATGATGTCGCCGGAATCGATCGGATAGACGTTGGTGATCAGGTTGAAGACCGTCGTCTTGCCCGCGCCGTTGGGGCCGATCAGCCCCGCCAGCTCGCCCTGCTCGATCTTGAAGCTGACGTCCTTGACGGCGTGCACGCCGCCGAACGACTTGTTGATGTTGAGGATCTCGAGGATGGGCGCGTTCATCGCGATTCCTCCTTCTTCGTCCCGCGCGCGCGGCAGAACTCCCAGATCTCGCGGCTGCCCAGCAGCCCGTCGGGGCGCAGCACCATGACCATCACCAGCACGGCGCCGTAGATCAGCATGCGGTACTGCGAAATGGGGCGGAACAGTTCGGTGATCAGCGTGATGATGCAGGTCGCCAGCAGCGTGCCGCTCATTGAGCCGAGCCCGCCGAAGACCACCAGCGAGGTCAGCTCGGTGGATTTCATCATGTCGAACATGGCCGGCTGGATGAAGCTGAGATAGCCGCCCAGCAGCGCCCCGGCGATGCCGCAATAGAACGCCGAGATCAGCAGCGAAACGAGGCGGATGCTCGGCGTGTTGAAGCCCAGCAGCGAGGCCGCCGTGACGCCGTCGCGGCAGGCGCGGAAGTAGCGCCCCCAGCGGCTGTAGATCAGATTGAACATGAACAGCGCCAGCGCCGCGAAGAACCACACCGCCACGGCGCGCGTCGTGTAGGGATCGATGCCCGGGATGCCGCGCGCGCCGCGCGTCACCGACTGCCAGTTCTCGATCACGAGACGGATGGCCTCGCACAGCCCCAGCGAAGCGATGGCGTAATAGTCGCCCGTCAGCTTCATCGTCGGCACGCCGACGACCCAGGCCAGAGCCGCGGCCAGCACGCCGCCGGCGAGCACGGACGGAAGCCAGGGCACGTCGTAATTCATGATCAGGATCGCCGCCGTGTACGCGCCCATGGCCATATAGGCCGCGTGACCGAGCGTGAAGATACCGGTGAAGCCCGTCAGCAGCGACACGCCCATGGCCGCGATCATGTTGATGCACAGCAGCATGAGAATGCCTTCCATGTAATAATCCATCGGCGCGTAAGCCAGGACCGCGCCCAAAGCCGCGAGGAACAGAGCGCCGAGAAGCGATTTTTTCATGACGGTCCCTCCCCTACACCTTGTCGCGGATATCGCGGCCGAACAGGCCGGACGGCTTGATGATCAGCGTCGCGATCAGCAGCGCGAAGACCACGAAGTCGCGCATCTGGCTGCTGATGAAGCCGGCCGTCAGCATCTCCGCCAGCCCCAGCAGGATGCCGCCGATCACCGCCCCCGGCAGGCTGCCGAGGCCGCCGATGACCGCCGCCACGAAGGCCTTGGTGGTGATCATGTTGCCCAGCTGCGGATAAAGCGTGTAGCGCGTCGCCAGGAAAATGCCGCCTACCGCCGCCAGCGCGCCGGCGACGAAGAAGACGATGGCGATCAGCAAGTTGACGTTGACGCCCATCAGCCCCGCCGTGCGCAGGTCGCACGCTGCGGCGCGGATCGCCAGCCCCCAGCGCGTGCGCATCAGGAACATCTGCAGCAGCAGCAGGAAGACGACCGTCACGCCCAGCGAAACCAGGTCGAAGGCGCTGATCGTCAGCAGCGGCGTCAGCCCCTCGGCCGCTCCGGGGAAGAAGCGCAGCGCCGCTTCGCCCGCCTCGCCGACGGCGCGCGCCGCGAGGACGATCGGCTGGGCGGGGAACACCTCCGGCAGGGCGCGGTAACGGCCGCCGATGGTGACGACGAAAATGTTCTCGATGACGATGGAAACGCCCATCGAGGCGATCAATAAATACAGCGTGGCCGACGTGCGCTCGCGGATCGGGCGGTAGGCCATGCGCTCGGTGACGATGGCGACGACTCCCGCGGCGAGGATCGCGCCCGCGCCGGCGGCCCAGACGTTCATGCCCATCGCGTTGAGCATGCCGTAGGCCACGTAGCCGCCCACGACGAGAAAACCGCCGTGAGCGAAATTGGAAAACAGCAGGATCGAGTACACCAGCGAGTACCCGACCGCGATCAGCGCGTAAACGGAGCCCAGCGAGAGCCCGTTGACGACTTGTTGCAAAAAGGTTGCCACAACGACTCCTCCCTTTCATGACGAAAGGGCGGCGGCACGTGTGCCGCCGCCCCTCGCAGTGAACCCGTCGGATTTGAAAAAACGCTTTTTACATCTCGGGCTTGATCGTGGCAAAGTAGCTCGTCTTGCCGCCCTCGGCCTTGAGCATGATGCCTTCCTTGCCCTTGGGATTGTGGAACTCGTCCATGGTCAGCGTGCAGTGCATCAGCTTCAGGTCCTTGGTCTGCTCGAGAGCGTCGCGGACCTTTTCGGGATCGAGGCTGCCGGCGCGCTCGATGGCGTCCTTGAGCCAGTACAGGCAGTCGTAAGCCATCATCGCGTTCATGAATTCCTTGCACTCGGTGCCGGTCTTCTGCTCGAACTTGTCGAAGAACCCCTTCAGCTTCGGGTCGCCCTTGTCCACGTGGCTGACCCAGTAGGTGTTTTCCATGGCGTCGCCGGCGATCTCCCACCAGAAGTCGCCGTAGCCGTCGCCGCCGATGATCGGGCAGGTGAAGCCCATCTCGCGCGCCTGCTTGATCGCCAGCGGCGTGCACTTGCCCATGGTCGGGAACACGAGGATGTCGGGCTTGGCTTCCTTGAACTTGGTCAGCTGGGCGCGGAAATCGACGTCTTCGCCGCGGTGCCCTTCGTCGGCCACGACCTGGCCGCCCATCTTCCCGTACTCGTTGACGAAGAATTCGCGCAGCCCCTGCGAGTAGTCGCTGGATACGTCGTACAGCACGGCCGCTTTCATGAGGTTCAGATTCTTGACCGCGAACGTGGCCAGGATGGCGCCCTGATACGGGTCGAGGAAGCAGATGCGGAAATTGTAGGGGCGCACCTTGCCGCGCTCGTCCATGGTCACCATCGGGTTCGTCGGCAGCGTGCCGAGGTGAGGCACGTGCCCGCGGTTGAACACGGCGGCGGCGGAAATGCACAGCCCGGAGCCGCTCGGGCCGATGACGGCGACGACCTTGTCCTGATTGACGAGGCGGCGCGCCGCGTTGACCATGTCTTCGTTGCGCGTGCGGCAGTCGTACTGAATGACGCGCATCGGCAGCATCGCGTCGCCGACTTTGACGCCGCCGGCGGCGTTGATCTCTTCAAGGGCGATCTTCACCGACTCGACTTCGGCGAAGCCGTACGCGGCGAAATCGCCCGTCGAGGTCGAAATCTCGCCGACCAGCACTTCCTCCGCGGCGAACGCCGGGAACGCGAACATCGCAACCGCCACAACAATCGATAGGAACTTTTTCACGCTGGCACCTCCATTTTTAAATATAAAGTTTGTTACGTGAAAATCTTAACATAATTTACCTTTCGAAGCAAGTTATTTTTATGCAACTAATATTATAGAAACAGGCTGCGTTTACCGCTCTTTTACTTCCGAATAAACCATTTGCGTTTTGCCGGAAGCGCAACTCAAGGCATGATGTTTCGGCAATATGCGCGGCGACGGAAGCCCCCGAAATGGCGAACGGCCGTCCGCCTCCGCCGCGGACATTTGACAAAGCGCCGCCGATAATTTATCGTCGAAAACGCAAAAGCCCCTGATTTTTTCTCATCGCAAAGGAGACGCCATGGACACGAAAAAATGCGCCGTGCTGCTGCGCGCCGTCGAAAGCGGTTCGCTGACCACCGCCGCCGAAGAACTTGACTACACGCCGTCGGGCGTGAGCCGCATCATCGCTTCGCTGGAAAAAGAGGCCGGCTTCCCGCTGCTGCACCGCAACCATGCCGGCGTCAGCCTGACGCGCGAAGGCAAGCTGCTGCTGCCCGTTCTGCGCGAGCTGGTGCGCGCCGCCGGACAGTTCGCCGAAACGTCCGCCCAAATTCGCGGCGTCGAATGCGGCAGCGTCACCGTCGGGGCGGCGTACGGCGTTTATTATCCGCTGCTGGCCCGCCTTGTCGCCGAGTTCGGGCGGCTCCACCCCGGCATCGCCGTCTCCATCGCCGAGGGGTTGAGCAGCGATCTGGCCGCCATGGTCGAAGAAGGGCGCGCCGACTTCTGCGTCATCAGCCGGCGCGAGGGCGGCTTCCAGTGGACGCCGCTTGGCAACGACAAGCTGGTCGTCTGGGTGCCCGCCGGGCACTGGGCCGTCGCCCGCGGCGCCTTTCCCGCCGAGGCGTTCGCCAGCGAACCGTATATCGAAATGTATCCCGGGCGCGAGAGCGACAACTCGCGCTATTTCGCCGCCCACGGCATCACGGCCGCGGCGCGCTGTTCCACCTCCGAAGTCAGCGCCGCCTTCGCCATGGTCGAAGCCGGCCTCGGCGTGGCGCTGATGAACGGCATTTTGCAGCGGCCGGCCAGTCCGCGCGTGGTCAGCGTGCCGATCGATCCGCCCGAAAACGTCAAGATCGGCCTGGCCTGGCCGAAGGAAGAGTTTCTCTCGCCGGCGGCGCGCACGTTCGTCGGTTTTGCCCGCGGCGAATTCCTCAAAAACAAACGCCTGCCGTAACAAGCCGCCCGGCGCAAAAAAATCCGGCCCTGAAAAACAGGGGCCGGATTTTTTGTCGGCGACCGAAGCGCTTCTTTCTCTAATGACTGCACGAGCCGTTTCCGCAGGAATGCTCTTCGCCGTGACCGTGATGATGGCAGTTCGCCTCGGCGTTGGCGGCGAGCTGCCCGGCGGCGAACTTCGCGGCGGCTTCGTCCGCGCTGCCCTGATTGCCGGCGTAGATGGAGATCCCCGCCTCCTGCAGCGCCGCGACCGCGCCGCCGCCAAGGCCGCCGCAGATCAGCGCCGCGACGCCCTTTTCCTTCAGAAAGGCAGCCAGCGCGCCGTGCCCGTGACCTTCGGTGCCGATCACTTCAGAGGCGCCCACTTTGCCGTTCTCGACCGTATAGATCTTCACCGTTTCGGTGTGCCCGAAATGCTGAAAGATCGCGCCGTTCTCGTACGTTACCGCTAATTTCATGTCTTTTCCCTCCAATATGTTTTACGCGGCTGAAAAAAATGAATGGCTCCGCCCTCCGCGGAAGTCCGGTCCGCCCGGGGGGCCCGACCGCTGCGCGGCGTGCCTGTCTTGTCCCCGCTTGACCGCCGGCGCCGCAAAAGGTAATATCTTTCCATCTTCTCCGACACAGGAGGACCGCTGATGAACTATTCTCGACGTATCGCCCGGGCGCTGTTCGGGCTGCTGCTTTTCGGCACGGGCTCGTGCTGCAACATCCAAGCCAACGTGGGGCTCGCCCCTTGGGAAGCCTTCAGCATGGGCGTGGGAGCCCGGCTGGGGTTGAGTTTTGGGACCGTGCTGGCCGGCTCGGGTCTGGTCATCCTCGCCGTCGATCTGCTGCTGCGCGAAAAAATCGGCCTCGGCACGCTGCTCGACATCGCCTGCATCGGCCCCATTGCCGATCTGCTGCGCGCCGCCGGCGCCATTCCCGTGATGACCGGCTTCCCCTCGGGCATCGCCACGCTTTTGGCGGGACAGCTTTTGATCGCCGTGGGCAGCTATTTCTACATCGGCGCGGGATTGAGCTGCGGCCCTCGCGACGCGCTGATGGTCGCCCTGTGCAAGCGCTTCCCGCACACTCCCGTAGGCGTGATCCGGTTTTTCATCGAAGGCGGCGCGCTGCTCACCGGCTGGCTCTGCGGCGCCAAGATCGGCGTCGGTACCGTCGTCGCCGTCTTCGGCATCAGCTTCATCCTGCAGGCCGTATTTTCGCTGCTGCGTTTCGACGTCGGCACGGTCGAACACGAAGATCTGCTCACCACCGCCAGGAACCTTTGGAGCAGGAGAACGCTTTCCTGACGCTCCTCAAAACGAGATGCTCTCCCGAACGTCCCCGCGTTTTTTCCGCGGGCTGCGTTCAAGAGAGCATCTCGTTTTCAAGGCAACGCTTTTCAGCTTAGAAGCCGTTTCGAAGGTCGATATGCTTAATACAGTCCGGGATAAAGCGGCTTGGCCGCGCAGAGCTCGGTGATCTCGGCGCGGACTTTCCCGATC is a genomic window containing:
- a CDS encoding ABC transporter ATP-binding protein, yielding MAETNEILRVEHLKKYFDTPAGTLHAVDDITFSLDRGRTLGVVGESGCGKSTMGRAILRLHEPTSGKVWFEGQDILSYDKKRLKALRKDMQIIFQDPFASLNPRMTVAEAIAAPLVVQNVYSRRDKKGLRKKVAEFMDLVGLAPRLVNTYPHELDGGRRQRIGIARALALSPKFIVCDEPVSALDVSIQAQILNLMQDLQDRLGLTYLFITHDLSVVKFFSDDIIVMYLGQMVEKAPSDLLFKNPLHPYTKALLSAIPVADPNLPMQRIALSGEISSPVNPPKGCRFAKRCPYAEAACTSGDLTLAEVEANHFVSCVKVE
- a CDS encoding ABC transporter ATP-binding protein; the encoded protein is MAGLLEVKELCVSYGAIRALDKVSLSIPAGEIVSVIGANGAGKSTLMSAVMGQVPYHSGEIEFEGKPLPRRSFQVVKSGISLSPEGRRIFAPLTVLENLQIGAFPRGDGDSEKAVKEDMDWVFSLFPRLEERIGQYAGTLSGGEQQMLAVARALMSRPKLLLLDEPSLGLAPVIIRDIFRELRRINEKGLTILLVEQNAKQALLLSQHTFVLQTGRIVKQGVSRDLLADPEIAAAYLGGK
- a CDS encoding ABC transporter permease; protein product: MSKYIVRRLLTLIPVIVGVTFIVFFILNLSPGDPAAIILGEQATEEALAMKREELHLNDPLLKRYGRYMWDMLHGDLGLSYKNSISVWDQVIGRFPNTCVLAVAGILVALLIGIPVGIISAKKQYSLIDNVSMVFALIGVAMPNFWFGLLAVIVFSLTLGWLPSQGMGEGLVPLLRSIVLPALTLGTGCAATVTRMTRSSMLEVIRQDYISTARAKGLSEKTVTYRHMLRNALIPIITATGLQFGSLLGGAMLTETIFSWPGLGRLMVDAIKSKDIPLVLGSIIFMATTFSIVNLVVDIIYAFVDPRIKSQYKGK
- a CDS encoding branched-chain amino acid ABC transporter permease; this translates as MDYYMEGILMLLCINMIAAMGVSLLTGFTGIFTLGHAAYMAMGAYTAAILIMNYDVPWLPSVLAGGVLAAALAWVVGVPTMKLTGDYYAIASLGLCEAIRLVIENWQSVTRGARGIPGIDPYTTRAVAVWFFAALALFMFNLIYSRWGRYFRACRDGVTAASLLGFNTPSIRLVSLLISAFYCGIAGALLGGYLSFIQPAMFDMMKSTELTSLVVFGGLGSMSGTLLATCIITLITELFRPISQYRMLIYGAVLVMVMVLRPDGLLGSREIWEFCRARGTKKEESR
- a CDS encoding ABC transporter permease, whose product is MGKSEEKARLHEEETNKERSLWQEAWRRFKKNRMAMAGLYFILFLVLTSVVTAVVDLATHKEFYNHYVIRQSLRYRLQKPSLTHPFGLDEFGRDMLLRMLWGTRYSLFMGTLAILFSSLIGGALGAVAGYYGKRLDNALMRFMDILLAIPSMLLAIAIVAALGTSLTNVLIAIGVAYVPVFARTVRASVLMVKEQEFIEAARSIGCNDFTIIFQYIVPNSLAPTIVQVTLGIAGAILSIAGLSFLGLGIQPPTPEWGAMLSNARTYIRDAWHITIIPGMGIMLTILALNLMGDGLRDALDPRLKN
- a CDS encoding ABC transporter ATP-binding protein, with product MNAPILEILNINKSFGGVHAVKDVSFKIEQGELAGLIGPNGAGKTTVFNLITNVYPIDSGDIIFDGLSTIRLKSYQVIRRGIARTFQNLRLFGKSTVLDNVMTAAQVHHTYGFAESITHLGRWRSREEIARRRSMEFLERVGLAGRASQTAGTLPYGMQRRLEIARALALEPILLLLDEPAAGMNPEEVADLNKLITGIHRDLELTILVIEHHMDLIMQICPHIVCVNFGAKIAEGGPDDIRKNPEVLKAYLGDDEEAI
- a CDS encoding ABC transporter substrate-binding protein produces the protein MKNFSGKLLVIALGAVLATASVFCAGAAADGAEHKDTIVWGQGADVTSFDPHQGKETPAVTVTCQIFDTLTAVDPATGEVKPQIAESWEQLDDTTYVFHIRKGIKFHNGSELTAADVKFSLDRAIASASVSYIVDFIKEVNVKDDFTVQVVLRAPYAPALRNLAVPFAAIVCKDVVEKDEEAFKLRPIGSGPYKFVEWKPGDTVKLDAFDDYMDGKPATPHLVMKVVPETSQRLIALETGDLDISYDLGVNDVKRGRDNKDLVILEAPSLSCWYISMNMNKKPFDDPRVREAINYAIDRQLIVDTIMSGNGQAADAIIAPSVFGYYPSGVYEYNPEKAKALLKDAGYEKGFKTNLWVNDNQSRIEICQAVQAMLLDIGIDCSVEVMEFGSFIQKTTAGEHDMGFFGWTTSTRDADYTYYSLEHSSKQGASGNRSFVHDPEVDKLVESGRSISDPEQRKTIYKDLALLLKKINNNAPLYYSTINVGAHKGIEGFVIDPVGYHDLSAVRVAR
- a CDS encoding ABC transporter ATP-binding protein — protein: MPGSLLEVKNLHIHYSTDEGVVRALNGASITIEEGKTLGLVGETGAGKSTLARGILRLIPDPPGKIIDGEILFEGRDLLALSEEEMMKVRGRDISMIFQDPMTSLNPVLTVGDQILEVIETHHREMAREEAKKKAEEMLEMVGIAKGRYSDYPHQFSGGMKQRVVIAIALACRPKLLIADEPTTALDVTIQAQILDMINQLKRRDNTSMLLITHDLGVVAQNCDEVAIVYAGEIVEVGNIKDVYREKLHPYTNGLFGSVPSLSSTERRLRAIDGMMPDPTRLPGGCKFYERCPRAAERCRSELPKLVECGPGHKVRCFEYYGKGGTGLGGDE